A genomic window from Arthrobacter sp. FW305-BF8 includes:
- a CDS encoding DNA-3-methyladenine glycosylase I, with amino-acid sequence MTAEGIIIGEDGLARPPWASTDPLLREYYDTEWGLPVRDEQGLYERISLEAFQAGLSWATILRKRPAFRAAFYDFHPETVAAFTEADVERLLQDPGIVRNRLKIRAAITNARATIALRDEGGLVDFVWGFQPTSTPAPATYADVPTTSPESIALSKALRKKGFAFVGPTTMFALMEAIGMVDTHLVDSHRRGTSGVWA; translated from the coding sequence ATGACCGCGGAAGGCATCATCATCGGCGAGGATGGCCTGGCACGTCCGCCGTGGGCTTCCACGGATCCCCTTCTGCGCGAGTATTACGACACCGAGTGGGGCCTGCCCGTCCGGGACGAGCAGGGCCTCTACGAGCGCATCAGCCTCGAAGCTTTCCAGGCGGGCCTGTCCTGGGCCACCATCCTGCGCAAACGCCCCGCCTTCCGTGCGGCCTTCTACGACTTCCATCCGGAAACCGTGGCCGCTTTTACCGAGGCCGACGTCGAGCGCCTCCTTCAGGACCCCGGCATCGTGCGAAACCGCCTCAAGATCCGTGCCGCCATCACCAATGCCCGGGCAACCATAGCGTTGCGGGACGAGGGCGGCCTCGTTGACTTTGTCTGGGGGTTCCAGCCGACCTCGACCCCTGCCCCCGCCACCTATGCCGATGTGCCCACCACGTCCCCCGAATCCATCGCCCTCTCCAAGGCGCTGCGGAAGAAGGGCTTCGCCTTCGTGGGGCCAACCACCATGTTCGCCCTGATGGAAGCCATCGGCATGGTGGACACGCACCTGGTGGACAGCCACCGCAGGGGAACATCAGGGGTCTGGGCCTGA
- the pknB gene encoding Stk1 family PASTA domain-containing Ser/Thr kinase: MTTPRTPSHREDNIPVTSQRVLNGRYELGELIGRGGMADVHRGLDTRLGRTVAIKLLRPDLARDPQFQARFKREAQAVAALNHPSIVAIYDTGEHTVPGDAHDQVRVPYIVMEFVAGKTLRDLIRASDITIDQAVEYTLGVLSALEYSHKAGIVHRDIKPANVMYCANSDMVKVMDFGIARAVADSSATMTQTQAVVGTAQYLSPEQARGEAVDARSDLYSAGCLLYETLTGRPPFVGESPVSVAYQHVREKPEPASNFNPEISRALDSVLEKALQKNRADRFQDAAAFRRALRAAKNGIPVPALSPSEAPTDPNDIPEPHRTPPTEAFSMTGASFLDDAPTGRLRRSRDSDDDASVLPTEAAAVYETAEHDELPLGLPRERERSDLQKSRRRAWITTFVIFTLLVLAGGGLWFYNFLNQPPAEPVRVAIPAVEKLSESEALQALYDAKLRPQIKRVQHDSIAKGTAIGTAPPAGSSLEPNSEIVLNISSGPSAVKIPATLPGRTEAAARDILRQAGLVGAPSTTMANSATVPAGLVITTKPAPGQQVAVGSTVEILLSTGKVAMPELRGMTRVEAEAALKELGLVAVISEVENSQVQPGKVTSQSDPINSLVEQGKAITVTVAKAPAPAPTPTPTPTATATPTPTPTPSPTKGK, encoded by the coding sequence GTGACCACGCCGCGAACTCCGTCACACCGGGAAGACAACATCCCGGTGACCAGTCAGCGCGTCCTCAACGGGCGCTATGAACTTGGCGAACTCATCGGCCGCGGAGGCATGGCCGATGTACACCGTGGCCTGGATACCCGGCTGGGCCGGACCGTTGCCATCAAGCTGCTCCGCCCCGACCTGGCCCGTGACCCCCAGTTCCAGGCCAGGTTTAAACGTGAGGCCCAGGCCGTCGCAGCCCTGAACCATCCGTCGATCGTTGCCATCTACGACACCGGGGAACACACTGTCCCGGGCGACGCCCATGACCAGGTCCGCGTTCCGTACATCGTCATGGAGTTCGTGGCGGGCAAGACGCTCCGGGACCTGATCCGGGCCAGCGACATCACCATTGACCAGGCGGTGGAGTACACGCTGGGTGTCCTGTCTGCACTGGAATACAGCCACAAGGCCGGAATCGTGCACCGGGACATTAAACCGGCGAACGTGATGTACTGCGCGAACTCGGACATGGTCAAGGTGATGGACTTCGGCATCGCCCGCGCGGTGGCCGATTCGTCCGCAACCATGACCCAGACCCAGGCGGTGGTGGGCACCGCCCAGTACCTGTCGCCGGAGCAGGCGCGCGGTGAGGCGGTGGATGCCCGCAGCGACCTGTATTCGGCAGGCTGCCTGCTGTACGAAACGCTGACTGGCCGGCCGCCCTTCGTGGGTGAAAGCCCGGTATCCGTGGCGTACCAGCATGTCCGCGAGAAGCCGGAACCAGCCAGCAACTTCAATCCGGAGATCTCCCGAGCGTTGGACAGCGTGCTGGAAAAGGCGCTGCAGAAGAACCGTGCCGACCGTTTCCAGGACGCCGCGGCCTTCCGCCGTGCGCTGAGGGCCGCTAAGAACGGGATCCCGGTTCCGGCATTGTCGCCAAGCGAAGCGCCGACGGACCCCAATGACATTCCTGAGCCGCACCGCACGCCGCCCACCGAAGCGTTTTCCATGACCGGAGCCAGCTTCCTCGACGACGCTCCCACGGGCCGCCTGCGCCGAAGCCGGGACAGCGACGATGATGCCTCCGTGCTGCCGACCGAGGCCGCGGCGGTCTACGAGACGGCCGAGCACGATGAACTTCCGCTCGGCCTGCCCCGCGAACGGGAGCGCTCGGACTTACAGAAGTCCCGCCGTCGGGCCTGGATCACGACCTTCGTGATCTTCACGCTCCTGGTGCTGGCCGGCGGCGGCCTGTGGTTCTACAACTTCCTCAACCAGCCCCCTGCCGAACCAGTGCGCGTCGCGATTCCCGCGGTGGAGAAGCTCTCCGAATCAGAGGCGCTGCAGGCGCTCTACGACGCGAAACTGCGGCCGCAGATCAAGCGGGTGCAGCACGACTCGATCGCCAAGGGCACCGCCATTGGCACTGCGCCGCCGGCGGGATCGTCGCTGGAACCGAACTCGGAAATTGTCCTGAACATCTCGTCAGGCCCCAGTGCCGTCAAGATCCCGGCGACGCTGCCGGGACGGACGGAGGCGGCAGCCCGCGATATCCTGCGGCAGGCGGGACTGGTAGGCGCGCCGTCCACCACCATGGCCAACAGCGCCACTGTTCCGGCGGGCCTGGTGATCACCACCAAGCCGGCGCCGGGCCAGCAGGTGGCGGTGGGGAGCACCGTTGAGATCCTGCTGTCCACAGGCAAGGTGGCCATGCCGGAGCTTCGCGGCATGACCCGTGTCGAGGCCGAGGCAGCGCTCAAGGAGCTCGGCCTGGTTGCCGTCATCAGTGAGGTGGAGAACTCGCAGGTCCAGCCGGGCAAGGTGACCAGTCAGAGCGATCCGATCAACTCACTCGTGGAGCAGGGCAAGGCCATCACCGTGACGGTGGCGAAGGCCCCGGCGCCGGCACCCACCCCGACGCCAACCCCCACGGCGACGGCGACCCCGACCCCGACGCCGACACCGAGCCCCACGAAGGGCAAGTAG
- a CDS encoding penicillin-binding transpeptidase domain-containing protein, whose amino-acid sequence MNQAIRHSWIAAIAMFALIFGAISYVQVVGADELKANPWNRRAILQNYCNDRGAILVGGSAIAESVPGNESCKFQRRYNQPELYAGLTGYFSRSYGVTGLESAMDAQLAGSSDQLFFDRIGQLFLGNQPKGASVELTIDPKIQKLAYDLIPEGQRGSIVVTDPKTGNILAMVSKPSYDPNLIATQDVAKEQAAYNAAIKVPGVNLNPSVSGPTGALLAPGSVFKLVDTAAALSSGKYNADSVLPNPAQMSFPGIQYQLPNYAGGNCYTRNTASFAFALQQSCNTPFASIARDLGENAIAQQASKFGFNSDLGDQLKLDYAPSVFPSDLDDAGLAQSAIGQRDVRATPLQIALMTSAIANSGVQMAPNLIKAVRSPDLRVIDEPKPVALRTSTTPEIAGQITEWMTSVVSEGIGSGAAVPGVEVAGKTGTAELGDGLNNSWFTGFAPANDPQVSVTVVMQGVDITAGAQLTSPNAKRIFEAVLNK is encoded by the coding sequence GTGAACCAGGCCATTCGACATTCATGGATCGCCGCGATCGCCATGTTCGCCCTGATTTTCGGTGCGATCAGCTACGTCCAGGTGGTGGGCGCGGACGAGCTCAAGGCCAATCCGTGGAACAGGCGAGCCATACTGCAGAACTACTGCAATGACCGGGGAGCGATCCTCGTGGGTGGCTCCGCCATCGCCGAATCCGTCCCGGGCAATGAATCCTGCAAGTTCCAGCGCCGGTACAACCAGCCCGAGCTATATGCGGGGCTGACCGGATACTTTTCCCGGAGCTACGGGGTCACGGGCCTCGAAAGTGCCATGGATGCCCAGCTGGCCGGAAGCTCGGACCAGCTGTTCTTCGACCGGATCGGACAGCTCTTTTTGGGCAACCAGCCCAAGGGCGCATCCGTCGAGCTGACCATCGACCCCAAGATCCAGAAGCTGGCCTACGACCTCATCCCGGAAGGCCAGCGGGGGTCGATCGTCGTGACCGATCCCAAGACGGGCAACATCCTGGCCATGGTCAGCAAGCCCTCCTACGATCCCAACCTCATCGCCACCCAGGACGTCGCCAAGGAGCAGGCTGCATACAACGCGGCCATCAAGGTCCCGGGCGTCAATCTGAACCCCTCCGTCAGCGGCCCCACGGGCGCCCTGCTGGCACCGGGCTCGGTTTTCAAGCTGGTGGACACGGCGGCAGCCCTGAGCTCCGGCAAGTACAACGCCGACAGCGTGCTGCCCAACCCGGCCCAGATGAGCTTCCCGGGCATCCAATACCAGCTGCCCAACTACGCCGGCGGCAACTGCTACACCCGGAACACGGCGAGCTTCGCGTTCGCGCTGCAGCAGTCCTGCAACACGCCCTTCGCGAGTATTGCCCGCGATCTGGGAGAGAACGCGATAGCCCAGCAGGCCAGCAAGTTCGGCTTTAATTCAGACCTCGGCGACCAGCTCAAACTGGACTACGCCCCCAGTGTCTTCCCCTCGGACCTCGACGACGCCGGACTGGCGCAGTCCGCCATCGGCCAGCGCGACGTCCGTGCGACCCCGCTCCAGATCGCGCTGATGACCTCGGCCATTGCCAACAGCGGAGTGCAGATGGCGCCGAACCTGATCAAGGCCGTACGTTCCCCGGACCTCCGCGTAATCGACGAACCGAAGCCGGTGGCTTTGCGGACCTCGACGACGCCGGAGATCGCGGGACAGATCACCGAGTGGATGACCAGCGTGGTCAGCGAGGGCATCGGCTCCGGTGCCGCCGTGCCAGGCGTCGAGGTCGCCGGCAAGACCGGCACCGCCGAGCTCGGGGACGGCCTGAACAACTCTTGGTTTACGGGGTTCGCCCCGGCTAACGATCCGCAAGTGTCCGTCACGGTCGTCATGCAAGGCGTGGACATCACCGCCGGAGCACAGCTAACCAGTCCGAACGCAAAGAGAATTTTTGAGGCGGTGTTGAATAAGTGA
- a CDS encoding protein kinase domain-containing protein: protein MRPTSGITLGGRFQLTTRIAIGGMGEVWKAKDLILGRIVAIKVLKEEYTGDPGFLQRFRAEARHTALLNHVGIANVFDYGEEEGSAYLVMELVPGQPLSSIIEHEQVLSPDRTLSIMAQTARALSVAHAQGLVHRDIKPGNLLITPDGRVKVTDFGIARLADQVPLTQTGQVMGTAQYLAPEQATGQTATGASDIYSLGVIGYECLTGHRPFSGESQIAIALAQVNDAPPPLPESLPRPVRALLMSMLAKDPKNRPANAIKLAEAAEAIRNGDISAAHAAVPGMLLFEGGTGAMTAPVNIATAPTGVIGSEKSPTAATSALPVLGAAAAGAAAGGAAAAAAGNPSDAAPTRAGSTLSRADALAAERSWDQEEDQYAAPYDGEPADEPERRKRSPWTWPLIALILLVLFAVAGILLSQAGFLSPGQSPAATTSSTPSRSVTTSSTPTPTRTSATPTPTPTPTPTQSTPEAINVIPDAYLGRQYSEVRTELIALGLKVNGDEVFNPAAPGTVTDLNPSGPLQAGDTVKVTYSKGPKKIAVPDIGTGSSESEVQSAIEKAGLRWQKGADEPGDPDQDAGTFVRSEPESGREVDAGTVVTYHLSETLIPTPSSTPTPSGSPSGP from the coding sequence GTGAGGCCTACATCGGGAATCACCCTCGGCGGCAGATTCCAGTTGACCACGCGTATTGCGATCGGCGGCATGGGTGAAGTCTGGAAGGCCAAGGACCTGATCCTGGGCCGGATCGTGGCCATCAAGGTGCTCAAAGAGGAGTACACGGGCGACCCCGGCTTCCTCCAGCGGTTCCGCGCTGAAGCCCGCCACACCGCGCTGCTCAACCACGTGGGCATCGCCAATGTCTTCGACTACGGCGAGGAGGAAGGGTCCGCCTACCTCGTGATGGAGCTGGTCCCCGGCCAGCCGCTGAGCAGCATCATCGAGCACGAGCAGGTGCTCTCACCGGACCGTACGCTGTCCATCATGGCCCAGACGGCGCGGGCCCTGTCCGTGGCCCACGCCCAGGGCCTGGTGCACCGTGACATCAAGCCCGGAAACCTGCTCATCACCCCGGACGGACGGGTCAAGGTCACCGACTTCGGCATCGCGCGCCTGGCGGACCAGGTGCCGCTGACCCAGACCGGCCAGGTCATGGGCACCGCCCAGTACCTCGCCCCCGAACAGGCCACGGGCCAGACCGCCACCGGCGCCTCGGACATCTACTCCCTCGGCGTCATCGGTTACGAGTGCCTCACCGGGCACCGGCCGTTCTCCGGCGAATCCCAGATCGCCATCGCCCTGGCCCAGGTCAACGACGCGCCGCCGCCCCTGCCGGAGTCGCTGCCCAGGCCGGTCCGGGCGCTCCTGATGTCCATGCTGGCCAAGGACCCGAAGAACCGTCCGGCCAACGCGATCAAACTGGCCGAGGCAGCGGAGGCCATCCGCAACGGTGACATCTCGGCAGCCCACGCCGCCGTCCCCGGCATGCTCCTGTTCGAAGGGGGCACCGGCGCCATGACAGCCCCGGTTAATATCGCCACGGCACCAACCGGCGTCATCGGTTCGGAGAAAAGCCCGACGGCGGCCACCTCGGCGCTGCCCGTGCTGGGCGCGGCAGCTGCTGGTGCTGCCGCCGGCGGAGCCGCTGCTGCGGCCGCCGGAAACCCCTCGGATGCCGCCCCCACGCGGGCGGGCAGCACGCTGTCGCGTGCCGATGCCCTGGCCGCCGAGCGCAGTTGGGACCAGGAAGAGGACCAGTACGCGGCACCCTACGACGGCGAACCCGCCGATGAGCCCGAGCGGCGGAAGCGCAGCCCCTGGACGTGGCCGCTGATCGCCCTGATCCTGCTGGTGCTGTTCGCCGTCGCCGGTATCCTCCTGAGCCAGGCCGGCTTCCTGTCCCCGGGCCAGAGTCCTGCCGCCACCACGTCGAGCACACCCAGCCGCAGCGTGACCACCAGTTCCACGCCGACGCCTACCCGGACATCGGCGACCCCGACGCCGACGCCCACACCGACGCCGACGCAGTCCACTCCCGAGGCCATCAACGTCATTCCGGACGCGTACCTCGGCAGGCAGTACAGCGAGGTCCGCACCGAACTGATCGCGCTCGGGCTCAAAGTCAACGGCGATGAAGTCTTCAACCCCGCCGCTCCCGGCACGGTCACGGACCTCAACCCGTCCGGCCCGCTGCAGGCCGGCGACACCGTAAAGGTCACCTATTCCAAGGGACCGAAGAAGATCGCCGTCCCGGACATCGGCACGGGCAGCAGCGAGTCGGAAGTCCAGTCAGCCATCGAGAAAGCCGGGCTGCGCTGGCAAAAAGGTGCCGACGAGCCCGGCGATCCCGACCAGGACGCCGGAACGTTCGTCCGTTCCGAGCCCGAAAGCGGCCGGGAGGTCGACGCCGGCACTGTCGTGACTTACCACCTGTCCGAAACGCTGATCCCCACTCCCTCATCCACGCCGACCCCAAGCGGCTCGCCCAGCGGACCATAA
- a CDS encoding cell division protein CrgA codes for MPESKPRKKTARPAEPVSTEAYKPNPVWFKPVMFGLMIIGLLWIITFYISEGQLPVQAWESWNILAGFGIAIVGFLMTTRWRS; via the coding sequence GTGCCCGAGTCAAAGCCACGTAAGAAGACTGCCCGCCCGGCCGAGCCCGTTTCCACCGAGGCCTACAAGCCGAACCCCGTCTGGTTCAAGCCGGTCATGTTCGGCCTGATGATCATCGGGCTGCTCTGGATCATCACCTTCTACATCAGCGAAGGCCAGCTGCCTGTGCAGGCATGGGAGTCCTGGAACATCCTGGCCGGGTTCGGCATCGCGATCGTCGGCTTCCTGATGACCACCCGCTGGCGCTCCTGA
- a CDS encoding carboxymuconolactone decarboxylase family protein has translation MTTHSHIFLDKHHPAAWRALNGLGLKAKEAVLEAGLDEHLIELLNVRISQVNGCAYCLDMHVADAVKGGESTQRLAVLPAWRDTAVFEAHERAALALAESITVLPDARTRELEDAYAREHLTDEQYSAVSWLAIAMNAFNRVSITSQHPVRPQKG, from the coding sequence TTGACTACCCACAGCCACATCTTCCTGGACAAGCACCACCCCGCCGCGTGGCGGGCGTTGAATGGGCTCGGGCTGAAGGCCAAGGAAGCGGTACTCGAAGCCGGCCTGGACGAACATCTCATCGAACTGCTCAATGTCCGGATATCGCAGGTCAACGGCTGCGCGTATTGCCTCGACATGCACGTCGCCGATGCCGTCAAGGGCGGTGAATCCACACAGCGCCTGGCGGTCTTGCCAGCCTGGCGGGACACCGCGGTGTTTGAGGCCCACGAGCGGGCGGCGCTGGCCTTGGCCGAGAGCATCACGGTTCTCCCGGATGCCCGCACGCGCGAGCTGGAGGACGCCTACGCGCGGGAGCACCTCACCGACGAGCAATACTCGGCCGTGAGCTGGCTGGCCATCGCGATGAACGCCTTCAACCGCGTGTCCATCACCAGCCAGCATCCCGTCCGGCCTCAAAAGGGCTGA
- a CDS encoding rhomboid family intramembrane serine protease has protein sequence MSYGTPAAEPSAQAPVCPRHPDRPSYVSCQRCGRPACPECQRAAAVGFQCVDCVNEARRTTPTARTVYGGAVASGKPVVTFAIIAACALLFVLQWVLPGNAVFRTLAYASVYATPEYGVFQPWRMLTSAFLHSQGFLLHIVLNMYTLWIFGQALEPLLGRIRFLAVYLLSAIGGSVGYLLMTPILPEGGPVGLVGASGAIFGLFGAMLVVQRHRGGETRQLWVLIAINGVIGFMVPQIAWQAHLGGFITGALCAAVIAYAPRGPRRNILQAGGLALVLALLVVVSWYRVLVVS, from the coding sequence ATGAGCTACGGAACTCCGGCGGCGGAGCCGTCAGCGCAGGCACCGGTGTGCCCCCGGCACCCGGACCGGCCCTCGTATGTCAGCTGCCAGCGTTGCGGGCGGCCGGCATGCCCCGAGTGCCAGCGCGCGGCCGCCGTCGGGTTCCAATGCGTTGACTGCGTCAACGAAGCAAGGCGTACGACGCCGACAGCCCGGACCGTCTACGGCGGCGCCGTTGCCTCCGGCAAGCCTGTAGTAACGTTCGCGATCATCGCGGCGTGTGCACTCCTGTTTGTTCTGCAGTGGGTGCTTCCCGGGAATGCGGTGTTCCGGACGCTCGCTTACGCGTCGGTTTACGCAACGCCCGAGTACGGGGTGTTCCAGCCATGGCGCATGCTTACCTCCGCCTTTCTGCACTCCCAGGGCTTCCTGCTGCACATTGTCCTGAACATGTACACGCTGTGGATTTTCGGCCAGGCGCTGGAACCGCTGCTGGGACGGATCCGTTTCCTTGCTGTCTATTTGCTGTCCGCCATCGGCGGGTCGGTGGGATACCTGCTTATGACCCCAATCCTGCCCGAGGGCGGTCCCGTCGGCCTGGTTGGGGCTTCCGGTGCGATCTTTGGACTGTTTGGCGCCATGCTCGTGGTGCAGCGGCACCGCGGCGGTGAGACGAGACAGCTCTGGGTACTCATCGCCATCAACGGCGTCATCGGCTTCATGGTGCCGCAGATCGCTTGGCAGGCCCACCTCGGCGGCTTTATCACCGGCGCCCTGTGCGCAGCCGTCATTGCCTATGCCCCGCGCGGCCCGCGGCGCAACATTCTGCAGGCCGGAGGGCTTGCGCTCGTTCTGGCCCTGCTGGTCGTGGTTTCCTGGTACCGCGTGCTCGTGGTGTCCTGA
- a CDS encoding peptidylprolyl isomerase, translated as MTASATAKATIHTSLGDIVVNLFGNHAPKTVKNFVGLATGEQAWTHPETGEDKTGTPLYDGTIFHRIIKDFMIQAGDPLGRGTGGPGYRFDDEIHPELSFSAPYKLAMANAGIQMGKGTNGSQFFITTIPTDWLQGKHSIFGEVADEESKKVVDAIEGVRTGMGDRPVEDVTINSIDIEQL; from the coding sequence ATGACTGCCTCAGCAACTGCAAAAGCAACCATCCACACCAGCCTCGGCGACATCGTCGTGAACCTCTTCGGCAACCATGCGCCCAAGACTGTTAAGAACTTCGTCGGACTGGCCACCGGCGAACAGGCCTGGACCCACCCGGAGACCGGCGAGGACAAGACCGGCACGCCGCTCTACGACGGCACCATCTTCCACCGCATCATCAAGGACTTTATGATCCAGGCCGGCGACCCCCTGGGCCGCGGCACCGGCGGACCGGGCTACCGTTTCGACGACGAGATCCACCCCGAGCTGAGCTTCAGCGCACCCTACAAGCTGGCCATGGCCAACGCCGGCATCCAGATGGGCAAGGGAACCAACGGTTCACAGTTCTTCATCACCACCATCCCCACCGACTGGCTGCAGGGCAAGCACAGCATCTTCGGCGAAGTTGCCGATGAGGAATCCAAGAAGGTTGTGGACGCCATTGAAGGTGTCCGCACAGGCATGGGCGACCGCCCGGTTGAAGATGTGACCATCAACAGCATCGATATCGAGCAGCTCTAG
- a CDS encoding aminodeoxychorismate/anthranilate synthase component II gives MSTAKILVVDNYDSFVYTLVGYLQELGAETTVVRNDDVTLAEAIEMAETRDGVLISPGPGSPSEAGVCIDLIRWCGEKTKPMFGVCLGHQALAEAYGGRVTHAPELMHGKTSLVQHDGASVFAGLPSPVTATRYHSLAAVRDTIPEILEITAETASGVIMGLQHRTAPLCGVQFHPESVLTEGGYQMLGNWLESLGMKGAAGRAAKLSPLIQH, from the coding sequence ATGAGCACAGCAAAGATACTCGTCGTGGACAACTACGACAGCTTCGTCTACACCCTGGTGGGCTACCTCCAGGAGCTGGGCGCCGAGACAACAGTGGTCCGCAATGATGATGTGACCCTCGCCGAGGCCATCGAAATGGCAGAAACGCGCGACGGCGTGCTCATCTCGCCCGGCCCGGGCTCACCGTCCGAAGCGGGCGTCTGCATCGACCTGATCCGTTGGTGCGGGGAGAAGACGAAGCCGATGTTCGGCGTCTGCCTCGGGCACCAGGCCCTTGCGGAGGCGTACGGCGGAAGGGTGACTCATGCCCCGGAGCTCATGCACGGCAAGACCTCCCTGGTCCAGCACGACGGGGCCAGCGTGTTTGCCGGCCTGCCCTCCCCCGTGACGGCCACGCGCTACCACTCCCTGGCCGCCGTCCGGGACACGATTCCGGAGATCCTGGAGATCACGGCGGAAACCGCTAGCGGCGTCATCATGGGGCTGCAGCACCGCACCGCGCCACTGTGCGGTGTCCAGTTCCACCCCGAGTCCGTGTTAACTGAGGGCGGCTACCAGATGCTGGGCAACTGGCTCGAGTCGCTTGGCATGAAGGGTGCCGCCGGACGGGCAGCGAAGCTCAGCCCCCTCATCCAGCACTAG
- a CDS encoding class E sortase — MVVQEKVTATAKPATGVVILRKAVQIFGELLITAGIVLLLFVAWQLWWTNVESDAKQTAAVKDFARDLGGPVAPAPTPAATGGAAASGPKDYGAPVVGEAPGHGGTIGIMYIPRFGENYTRPIVEGTSGDVLDTLGLGHYGNTSMPGALGNFAVAGHRQTHGAVLDNIHTLVPGDKIYVQTRDGYYVYVFRNNRIVLPSEADVLLPVPNQPGVRPTERLLTMTSCNPRFGSEERIIAYSVLDRWQPASAGPPAEITAQVARARGEG, encoded by the coding sequence GTGGTAGTGCAGGAGAAGGTGACGGCAACCGCCAAGCCGGCAACCGGCGTCGTAATCCTGCGGAAGGCCGTCCAGATCTTCGGCGAGCTGCTCATCACCGCCGGCATCGTGCTGCTCCTGTTTGTCGCGTGGCAGCTCTGGTGGACCAACGTAGAGTCCGATGCGAAGCAAACCGCCGCCGTCAAGGACTTTGCCAGGGACCTGGGTGGTCCGGTGGCGCCCGCGCCCACACCGGCTGCCACGGGCGGCGCGGCCGCCTCCGGGCCGAAGGACTATGGAGCGCCGGTGGTGGGAGAAGCCCCCGGGCACGGCGGAACCATCGGGATCATGTACATTCCCCGGTTTGGGGAGAACTACACCCGGCCCATTGTCGAGGGCACCAGCGGCGACGTCCTGGACACCCTGGGCCTCGGCCACTACGGCAACACGTCCATGCCCGGCGCCCTAGGTAACTTCGCCGTGGCAGGCCACCGGCAGACGCACGGCGCCGTGCTGGACAATATCCACACGCTGGTTCCCGGGGACAAGATTTATGTCCAGACGCGGGACGGTTACTACGTCTATGTGTTCCGCAACAACCGCATTGTTCTGCCGAGCGAAGCCGATGTCCTCCTCCCGGTGCCCAACCAGCCCGGGGTGCGTCCCACCGAAAGGCTTCTCACCATGACCAGCTGCAATCCCCGCTTCGGCTCCGAGGAACGGATCATCGCTTATTCGGTGCTGGACCGCTGGCAGCCGGCGTCGGCGGGGCCGCCCGCGGAGATCACAGCCCAGGTGGCACGCGCACGGGGGGAAGGCTAG
- a CDS encoding glycosyltransferase produces the protein MSPDRSAEDALTDTEPRVSIVIPAYNEEGVIRQCLIAAVYQSVPAHEIIVVDNMSKDRTASIVTQMQQEYPESPIILLRQDREQGLIPTRNFGLDHATGDILGRIDADSVVEPDWVEQVQKAFEDLSTSAATGPVVYYDMPMRRFGLKADDKMRQLMLKLAKHQYHFLFGSNMALRRSAWETIRSECCRDEKDEMHEDIDLSLHLADHDLKVQYWPQMVSGMSARRLEDSPRDYRYYVTRFDRTYKAHNVKKMALKAPMVVFFSVYFPAKLLRAIHTVNASQPIRRGGQ, from the coding sequence ATGTCACCCGATAGATCCGCAGAGGATGCCTTGACTGACACTGAGCCGCGCGTATCCATTGTTATCCCGGCCTACAACGAGGAAGGTGTCATCCGGCAGTGCCTCATCGCGGCGGTGTACCAGTCGGTTCCGGCGCACGAGATCATCGTGGTGGACAACATGTCCAAGGACCGCACAGCGTCGATCGTCACGCAAATGCAGCAGGAGTATCCGGAAAGCCCCATCATCCTCCTCCGCCAGGATCGGGAGCAAGGACTCATTCCCACCCGCAACTTTGGCCTCGACCACGCCACCGGGGACATCCTGGGCCGGATCGACGCCGATTCAGTGGTGGAACCGGACTGGGTGGAGCAGGTACAGAAGGCCTTCGAGGACCTTTCCACCTCAGCTGCCACCGGCCCCGTCGTCTACTACGACATGCCGATGCGGCGTTTCGGCCTCAAAGCGGATGACAAGATGCGCCAGCTGATGCTGAAGCTGGCCAAGCACCAGTACCACTTCCTGTTCGGATCCAACATGGCACTCCGCCGGTCCGCCTGGGAAACAATCCGCAGCGAATGCTGCCGGGACGAAAAGGACGAGATGCACGAGGACATCGACCTGTCCCTGCATCTCGCTGACCACGACCTCAAGGTCCAGTACTGGCCACAGATGGTCTCCGGGATGTCGGCCCGCCGGCTCGAGGACTCACCCCGGGACTACCGCTATTACGTGACGCGCTTCGACCGCACCTACAAGGCCCACAACGTGAAGAAGATGGCCCTCAAGGCGCCCATGGTGGTGTTCTTCTCCGTGTATTTCCCCGCCAAGCTCCTGCGCGCCATCCACACCGTCAACGCCAGCCAGCCAATCCGCCGCGGCGGTCAGTAA